In a genomic window of Agarivorans albus:
- a CDS encoding DUF3624 family protein, which yields MSCQFCQKAWFLEKLGRCQQCMWQANLGSLLLLVCCLGYSGEVAVYSVALWLAFAAFAGLSLAHWLMFFYYRWSTKQPPSK from the coding sequence GTGAGCTGTCAGTTTTGCCAAAAGGCATGGTTTTTAGAAAAGCTAGGCCGTTGCCAACAGTGTATGTGGCAAGCCAACCTAGGCAGTTTGCTGCTATTGGTGTGCTGTTTGGGCTACAGCGGTGAAGTGGCTGTTTACTCTGTCGCGCTATGGCTAGCTTTTGCAGCATTTGCCGGCTTAAGTTTGGCCCATTGGCTGATGTTTTTTTATTATCGGTGGTCGACGAAGCAACCACCAAGTAAGTAG